Proteins from one Deltaproteobacteria bacterium genomic window:
- a CDS encoding cytochrome c3 family protein, whose amino-acid sequence MKHLNRILVAVAAIGFATSAFAQDNVVNTPHNLSSTGAVNNFYVADTDEVCVFCHTPHAADISIGVALWNKGPTGAIYTMYSSSTMDMAVALAPANESMACLTCHDGTVAMDTLVNAPGSGNYTLGGANMAWTWTAGTELLTGVANVATDLSNDHPIGITYDNTLDTAFNSIAAVTGAGIRLFTGNTVECASCHNPHEGNLPTFYRVTNAGSAMCTACHMK is encoded by the coding sequence ATGAAGCATCTCAATCGCATCCTGGTCGCCGTCGCCGCCATCGGCTTCGCCACCTCCGCCTTCGCTCAGGACAACGTCGTCAACACCCCCCACAACCTCTCCTCCACCGGCGCGGTCAACAACTTCTACGTTGCCGACACCGACGAGGTCTGCGTCTTCTGCCACACCCCTCACGCCGCCGACATCAGCATCGGCGTCGCCCTGTGGAACAAGGGCCCGACCGGCGCGATCTACACCATGTACTCCAGCTCCACGATGGACATGGCCGTCGCCCTCGCTCCGGCGAACGAGTCCATGGCCTGCCTCACCTGCCATGACGGCACGGTCGCGATGGACACCCTGGTCAACGCTCCGGGCTCCGGTAACTACACCCTCGGCGGCGCCAACATGGCCTGGACCTGGACCGCGGGCACCGAGCTGCTGACCGGCGTCGCCAACGTCGCCACCGACCTGAGCAACGACCACCCGATCGGCATCACCTACGACAACACCCTCGACACCGCCTTCAACTCGATCGCGGCCGTGACCGGCGCCGGCATCCGCCTCTTCACCGGCAACACCGTCGAGTGCGCCTCCTGCCACAACCCGCACGAGGGCAACCTGCCGACCTTCTACCGGGTCACCAACGCCGGTTCCGCCATGTGCACCGCCTGCCACATGAAGTAG
- a CDS encoding ATP-binding protein: MGIRLGALLVASLLAITLITLVIEQTVHERRVRTDFQARYQLLSSQTFELMLLAMRQEAPASVDEILTMAADNPQIDHVRVLDTSGRVRHSSASAEIGQQTPLRNISGLKPGEVRVIRSEVGGRPVADALSPIANAPRCRACHPVGEVNGIMEVRLDAARAVQELQSNRIVVFFHVGLGVLLIFGVLWLLARRMVLRPLSELGASMKSVAGGDLSTQISLEAPAELREVAASFNEMTRHLKEARRQLEHHHQDDLVRADRLATVGELASTMAHEIQNPLAGLSGALQVFARDPAFAHRKEILEELDATVRRLSNTVRELLRFGRQSNPELQPTDLNELARMVALFLEQQLAGKGRIAIHTQLEEALPEVLLDPQQFRQVLLNLCLNAVQAMKEGGGELFIVTEAVEHPESPSGESGPPSGPGVRATVRDTGPGIEPERLELIFRPFYTTKIRGTGLGLAIARRIVEKVGGRLTLESEVGVGTTVRIDLLPRAVAEAKVANEGGLDTGEDS; this comes from the coding sequence GTGGGGATACGGCTCGGAGCCCTGCTGGTGGCCTCCCTCCTGGCCATCACCCTCATCACCCTGGTCATCGAGCAGACCGTCCACGAGCGCCGGGTGCGCACCGATTTCCAGGCCCGCTATCAGCTCCTCTCCAGCCAGACCTTCGAGCTGATGCTCCTCGCCATGCGCCAGGAGGCGCCGGCCTCGGTGGACGAGATCCTCACGATGGCCGCCGACAACCCGCAGATCGACCACGTGCGGGTCCTCGACACCTCCGGGCGGGTCCGCCACTCCTCCGCGAGCGCCGAGATCGGCCAGCAGACCCCCCTGCGCAACATCAGCGGCCTGAAGCCCGGGGAGGTCCGGGTCATCCGGAGCGAGGTGGGGGGCCGCCCGGTGGCCGACGCCCTCTCCCCCATCGCCAACGCCCCCCGCTGCCGGGCCTGCCACCCGGTGGGGGAGGTCAACGGCATCATGGAGGTGCGCCTCGACGCCGCCCGGGCCGTGCAAGAGCTGCAGTCCAACCGGATCGTGGTCTTCTTCCACGTGGGGCTCGGGGTCCTCCTCATCTTCGGGGTCCTCTGGCTGCTGGCCCGCCGGATGGTCCTGCGGCCCCTCTCCGAGCTCGGCGCCTCCATGAAGTCGGTGGCCGGCGGCGACCTCTCCACCCAGATCAGCCTGGAGGCCCCGGCCGAGCTGCGGGAGGTGGCCGCCTCGTTCAACGAGATGACCCGGCACCTGAAGGAGGCCCGGCGGCAGCTCGAGCACCACCACCAGGACGACCTGGTGCGGGCCGACCGCCTGGCCACGGTGGGCGAGCTGGCCTCCACCATGGCCCACGAGATCCAGAACCCCCTGGCCGGCCTCTCGGGGGCGCTGCAGGTCTTCGCGCGGGATCCGGCCTTCGCCCACCGCAAGGAGATCCTCGAGGAGCTCGACGCCACCGTGCGGCGGCTCTCGAACACCGTGCGCGAGCTGCTGCGCTTCGGCCGGCAGTCGAACCCCGAGCTCCAGCCCACCGATCTCAACGAGCTGGCCCGGATGGTGGCCCTCTTCCTCGAGCAGCAGCTCGCCGGCAAGGGCAGGATCGCGATCCACACCCAGCTCGAGGAGGCGCTGCCCGAGGTGCTCCTCGATCCCCAGCAGTTCCGGCAGGTGCTGCTCAACCTCTGCCTCAACGCCGTGCAGGCGATGAAGGAGGGGGGCGGCGAGCTCTTCATCGTCACCGAGGCCGTCGAGCACCCCGAGAGCCCCTCCGGCGAGTCCGGCCCGCCCAGCGGGCCCGGTGTGCGCGCCACGGTGCGCGACACGGGCCCGGGCATCGAGCCCGAGCGCCTCGAGCTGATCTTCCGGCCCTTCTACACGACCAAGATCCGGGGCACCGGCCTCGGCCTCGCCATCGCCCGCCGCATCGTCGAGAAGGTGGGCGGCCGGCTCACCCTCGAGAGCGAGGTCGGGGTCGGCACCACCGTCAGGATCGACCTGCTCCCCCGCGCCGTCGCCGAGGCGAAGGTGGCGAACGAGGGCGGGCTCGATACGGGAGAAGACTCATGA
- a CDS encoding peptidyl-prolyl cis-trans isomerase, producing the protein MGMRAPLSGLTLALAAAFLPAAGRAAPAATPALEVGALKVSEEELQGAIALDFTLNSFHKTPDAAAVAAARKKVAGQLSVEMLLASLAARRKLPLDETRVAARYAAVEKSYGGARGFEKLLTRAKTNPAFYRRQLAWQVQADALVEAEARRAGELPEAQIRKHFDDNRQRYQMPASFHVVAALVKLDPGRLSQQGYRDTLQATAANIAERMRAGESIEALAKDYTMAEIKDLGFAHTGALVPELAEAVEKLEVGKVAGPIKAFQGYFAVKLLGKKPPQPLAFEQVRGAISAELEKSRRAALRLALIEEARAKFEVKQSSGEPEAR; encoded by the coding sequence ATGGGAATGCGAGCACCGCTCTCCGGTCTCACTCTCGCACTGGCCGCCGCCTTCCTGCCGGCGGCGGGACGGGCGGCTCCGGCGGCAACGCCGGCCCTCGAGGTCGGAGCCCTGAAGGTCAGCGAGGAGGAGCTCCAGGGGGCGATCGCCCTGGACTTCACCCTCAACAGCTTCCACAAGACCCCGGACGCGGCGGCGGTGGCCGCGGCCCGCAAGAAGGTCGCCGGACAGCTCTCCGTGGAGATGCTCCTCGCCTCTCTCGCCGCTCGGAGGAAGCTGCCACTGGATGAGACCCGGGTGGCGGCCCGCTACGCGGCGGTGGAGAAGTCCTATGGCGGGGCGCGGGGCTTCGAGAAGCTCCTGACGCGGGCGAAGACCAACCCGGCCTTTTACCGCCGCCAGCTCGCCTGGCAGGTCCAGGCGGACGCCCTGGTCGAGGCCGAGGCCCGGAGGGCCGGTGAGCTCCCGGAGGCCCAAATTCGCAAGCACTTCGACGACAACCGCCAGCGCTACCAGATGCCCGCCTCCTTCCATGTGGTCGCGGCCCTGGTCAAGCTCGATCCCGGCCGGCTGAGCCAGCAAGGCTACCGGGACACCCTCCAGGCCACCGCGGCGAACATCGCCGAGCGGATGCGGGCCGGAGAGAGCATCGAAGCCCTGGCGAAGGACTACACCATGGCCGAGATCAAGGATCTCGGCTTTGCCCACACCGGCGCCCTCGTCCCCGAGCTCGCCGAGGCCGTGGAGAAGCTGGAGGTCGGCAAGGTCGCCGGCCCGATCAAGGCCTTCCAGGGCTACTTCGCGGTCAAGCTCCTGGGGAAGAAGCCGCCGCAGCCCCTCGCCTTCGAGCAGGTCCGGGGAGCCATCTCGGCCGAGCTCGAGAAGTCGCGCAGGGCCGCCTTGCGGCTCGCGCTGATCGAGGAGGCGAGGGCGAAGTTCGAGGTGAAGCAGTCGTCCGGGGAGCCGGAGGCTCGGTGA
- a CDS encoding sigma-54 dependent transcriptional regulator, producing the protein MKKRVLVVDDEKLIRWTLVETMSRAGHEVLEATNGVEALRIAEAELPDAILLDLKMPEMDGLTVLSELEQRQIDAAVIVISAQSDLETAVEAMRRGAEDFIKKPFDADEVEVVVARSLDRRVATRELARQQAQAEAAFQVNRLSGDSPATEELRQLLQRVADSDARGVLVTGESGSGKGLVAHILHFGSRRHSEPFVRLTSVGREDDVLEREIFGFEKAAVPSAAAAGRGLIERASGGTLYIEEVADLPLICQARLVDVIEDRVVRRVGGVRSLAVDVRVVAATNKDLAARVEEGKFREDLYYRLSSVPLHLPPLRDRLDDLPALTRSLLEELAPELGARCEPLTEAVLARLRQHDWPGNTRELRNVLERAMILAGGRCIEPSDVAVSRPRASTAPDPTTLAFEGMTLDEVERELIRRAMERAGGNQAKAARALGLSRDTLRYRLKKHGM; encoded by the coding sequence ATGAAGAAGCGCGTCCTGGTGGTCGACGACGAGAAGCTGATCCGCTGGACCCTCGTCGAGACCATGTCCCGCGCCGGGCACGAGGTGCTCGAGGCGACCAACGGGGTCGAGGCCCTGCGCATCGCCGAGGCCGAGCTGCCCGACGCCATCCTCCTCGACCTGAAGATGCCCGAGATGGACGGGCTCACCGTCCTCTCGGAGCTCGAGCAGCGGCAGATCGACGCGGCGGTGATCGTGATCTCCGCCCAGAGTGATCTGGAGACCGCGGTGGAGGCCATGCGCCGGGGCGCCGAGGACTTCATCAAGAAGCCCTTCGACGCCGACGAGGTCGAGGTCGTCGTCGCCCGCTCCCTCGACCGGCGGGTCGCGACCCGTGAGCTGGCCCGCCAGCAGGCGCAGGCCGAGGCCGCCTTCCAGGTGAATCGTCTCTCGGGAGACTCACCCGCCACCGAGGAGCTGCGGCAGCTCCTGCAGCGGGTGGCCGACTCGGATGCCCGGGGCGTGCTGGTCACCGGCGAGTCGGGCAGCGGCAAGGGCCTCGTCGCTCACATCCTCCACTTCGGCAGCCGCCGCCACTCCGAGCCCTTCGTGCGGCTGACCTCGGTGGGGCGGGAGGACGACGTCCTCGAGCGGGAGATCTTCGGCTTCGAGAAGGCCGCCGTCCCCTCGGCCGCCGCCGCGGGAAGGGGGCTCATCGAGCGGGCCTCCGGCGGCACCCTCTACATCGAGGAGGTCGCCGACCTCCCGCTGATCTGCCAGGCCCGCCTCGTCGACGTGATCGAGGACCGGGTCGTGCGCCGGGTCGGCGGCGTGCGCTCCCTCGCGGTGGACGTGCGGGTCGTCGCCGCCACCAACAAGGACCTCGCCGCGCGGGTGGAGGAGGGCAAGTTCCGCGAGGACCTCTACTACCGGCTCTCCTCGGTGCCCCTGCACCTGCCGCCCCTGCGCGATCGGCTGGATGATCTGCCCGCCCTGACCCGGAGCCTGCTCGAGGAGCTGGCCCCCGAGCTCGGCGCCCGCTGCGAGCCCCTCACCGAGGCCGTGCTCGCCCGCCTGCGCCAGCACGACTGGCCCGGCAACACCCGAGAGCTGCGCAACGTGCTGGAGCGCGCGATGATCCTCGCCGGCGGCCGCTGCATCGAGCCCTCCGACGTCGCCGTCTCCCGCCCCCGCGCCTCCACCGCGCCCGACCCCACCACCCTCGCCTTCGAGGGCATGACCCTCGACGAGGTCGAGCGCGAGCTCATCCGCCGCGCCATGGAGCGGGCCGGCGGCAACCAGGCCAAGGCCGCGCGGGCGCTGGGCCTCTCGCGCGACACGCTGCGGTACCGGTTGAAGAAGCACGGGATGTGA